A genomic window from Prochlorococcus sp. RS04 includes:
- a CDS encoding DUF1643 domain-containing protein — MNNLFLERDCLISANKLYRWSLSYKISKLKKEIIFIGLNPSLSDRVFLDNTTKKIIKISKNNNYGKVKLINLFALISSKPEKLFKHKNPVGYLNNNHIYKNLKHWSESENCDLWLGWGNKGKFLNRNKKISKKIMQYNSIRKNNFNNSLGPLLIKKTIKDNPIHPLYCSDNSILESYF, encoded by the coding sequence TTGAATAATTTATTTCTAGAAAGAGATTGTTTAATAAGTGCAAACAAACTATACAGATGGAGTTTAAGTTATAAGATTTCTAAATTAAAAAAAGAGATTATCTTTATTGGTTTAAATCCCTCATTATCGGATAGAGTTTTCTTGGACAACACAACAAAAAAGATAATCAAAATTTCGAAAAACAATAATTACGGCAAAGTAAAATTAATAAATCTATTTGCTCTGATTTCAAGCAAACCAGAAAAGCTTTTTAAACATAAAAACCCTGTGGGCTATCTAAACAATAATCATATTTATAAAAACTTAAAACACTGGTCTGAAAGTGAAAATTGTGATTTATGGTTAGGTTGGGGTAACAAAGGTAAATTTCTAAATAGAAATAAAAAAATATCAAAAAAAATAATGCAATATAACTCAATTAGGAAAAATAATTTTAATAATTCTCTTGGACCGCTTTTAATAAAGAAAACAATCAAAGATAATCCAATACACCCTCTATACTGTTCTGATAATTCCATCCTTGAATCTTATTTTTAG
- a CDS encoding LptF/LptG family permease: MKLANQQVIKKAFSKIIAPWYSIPLIDRWLLGQIIPPMIFAISAFTVISLSVGVMFDLIRKIVEFGLPLFLALKVLFFSLPSFLVLSFPMAVLLSTLLAYGKLSSNSELLALKSLGIKTSRIISPAIALSIFMTGLTFYFNDNLVPASNKLAEVTLRAGIGSSFSSETGKDNIMFSRYGSRIDPSTNKPTKHNNFLTHIFYASWFENNIMEGVTVLDFSRADIQQILKAESATFDKNNSSWNFINGSMVTIDRNGQTGNIQFKRYIYPFGEGPLELAQVPKDANEMTLKQAIKAEKIYKKTGNLKELRRIKVRIQEKFTLPFACLVFGLIGSSLGSKSNLRSSKSQGFGLSVILILIYYVMSFIFSSFGVKGLLNPILAAWLPVLISLAGGIYLLRKSSSF, from the coding sequence TTGAAACTTGCAAATCAACAAGTAATTAAAAAAGCTTTCAGTAAAATCATTGCTCCCTGGTATTCAATACCGTTAATAGATAGATGGTTATTAGGTCAAATCATCCCTCCTATGATATTTGCAATTTCTGCATTTACTGTTATTTCATTATCTGTTGGGGTAATGTTCGATCTCATAAGAAAAATTGTAGAATTTGGTTTACCTCTATTTTTAGCTTTAAAAGTTCTTTTTTTTAGTTTGCCAAGCTTTTTAGTTTTGTCATTCCCAATGGCAGTTTTGCTTTCTACATTATTAGCCTATGGAAAATTATCAAGCAATTCAGAATTATTAGCTTTGAAATCTTTAGGGATAAAAACTTCCAGAATCATTTCTCCAGCCATTGCTCTTTCAATATTTATGACGGGTTTAACTTTCTATTTCAATGATAATTTAGTCCCTGCAAGTAACAAGTTAGCAGAGGTAACATTAAGAGCAGGAATTGGTAGTTCATTTAGTAGTGAAACAGGTAAAGATAATATTATGTTTTCTAGATATGGCTCTCGAATAGATCCTTCGACTAATAAACCAACAAAACATAACAACTTCCTAACCCATATATTCTATGCATCATGGTTTGAGAATAATATTATGGAGGGAGTAACTGTATTAGATTTTTCTAGGGCAGATATTCAACAAATCTTAAAAGCGGAGAGTGCAACTTTTGATAAAAATAATTCTTCTTGGAATTTTATAAATGGAAGTATGGTAACTATAGATCGAAATGGTCAAACTGGAAATATTCAATTTAAAAGATACATATACCCATTTGGAGAAGGACCATTGGAATTAGCACAAGTTCCTAAAGATGCTAATGAAATGACTTTAAAGCAGGCTATAAAAGCAGAAAAAATTTATAAAAAAACTGGAAACTTAAAAGAATTAAGAAGAATTAAAGTCCGCATTCAAGAAAAATTTACTCTACCTTTTGCATGCTTGGTATTTGGTTTAATAGGAAGCAGCTTAGGATCTAAATCTAATTTAAGATCTTCAAAAAGTCAGGGATTTGGATTAAGTGTAATTCTTATATTAATTTATTATGTAATGTCATTTATATTTAGTTCATTTGGAGTGAAAGGACTTTTAAATCCTATTTTGGCTGCATGGTTGCCTGTCTTAATTTCTCTAGCAGGTGGAATTTATTTGTTAAGAAAATCAAGTTCTTTTTAA
- a CDS encoding GAF domain-containing protein: MQNLVSKKEEEERRLKALAEYRILGTKPESCYDDITKIAATTCNVPISLMTLVDKDKQWFKSKIGLQISETRRDWSFCTHAIKENSPLIIHDAFQDERFINNPLVTGDPKIRFYAGFPLRNSDGNKLGTLCVIDRKPGNLTTQQFNIMELLSKQIVSFLELRKKSLNLLDALSNLHKQEGILSVCSYCREVKNKEGDWMHLEKYLSKISDIRFSHGVCDNCMEKHFPDVIEVWNKKDFFEDGQKRFLES; this comes from the coding sequence ATGCAGAATCTTGTATCAAAAAAAGAAGAAGAGGAAAGAAGATTAAAAGCTTTAGCAGAATATAGGATTTTGGGAACTAAGCCAGAATCATGTTATGACGATATTACAAAGATTGCTGCTACAACCTGTAATGTGCCTATTTCTTTAATGACATTGGTAGACAAAGACAAACAATGGTTTAAATCCAAAATAGGACTTCAAATATCAGAAACTAGAAGAGATTGGTCTTTTTGTACCCATGCAATAAAAGAAAATAGTCCATTAATTATTCATGATGCTTTCCAAGATGAAAGGTTTATAAATAATCCATTGGTAACAGGAGACCCCAAGATTCGTTTTTATGCAGGTTTTCCCCTTAGAAATAGTGATGGTAATAAACTTGGAACTCTTTGCGTAATAGACAGAAAGCCTGGAAATCTAACTACACAACAATTCAATATTATGGAATTATTATCCAAGCAAATAGTTTCATTTTTAGAGCTTAGAAAAAAGTCATTGAACTTGCTAGATGCTTTGTCTAACTTGCACAAACAGGAAGGTATTTTATCTGTCTGTTCATATTGCAGAGAAGTGAAAAATAAGGAGGGTGATTGGATGCATTTAGAAAAATATCTTTCGAAAATTAGTGATATTAGATTCAGTCATGGGGTTTGTGATAATTGTATGGAAAAACATTTCCCAGATGTAATCGAAGTATGGAATAAAAAGGATTTCTTTGAAGATGGTCAAAAAAGGTTTTTAGAGTCCTAG
- a CDS encoding EamA family transporter produces MIGILSAFGAATSWTYACFIWRSQTQKYKSIDINLIKNIIAFLIFIPAFTTLSSTTELKNIFILLISGIIGIGLGDTFYLNSLKTIGTRKTLSIETLSPLIAALSGEFFINENLTTKSWFGIIIVTISLFIILRKGNDFKEENSSSSKKNNLKIFAFPFLSVLCAVLGGLLSRMVFLQSNLSPFLTTEIRLLGAIIFLISLKGFKINFFLKTKDKKQQKRFFISILLGTNIGIFLQQVVFKTLPIGVGWALLSISPVISLFFAKTEEREITKKIIFFTCFLFFGLTLIIL; encoded by the coding sequence TTGATTGGAATCCTTTCTGCTTTTGGAGCTGCTACATCTTGGACATATGCATGTTTTATTTGGCGCTCACAAACTCAAAAATATAAATCAATAGATATTAATTTAATAAAAAATATAATAGCTTTTTTAATTTTTATACCTGCTTTTACCACTCTAAGTTCTACAACTGAATTAAAAAACATATTTATCCTACTAATTAGTGGAATAATAGGTATTGGTTTAGGTGATACTTTCTATTTAAATTCACTAAAAACAATTGGCACAAGAAAAACTTTATCTATAGAAACTCTTTCTCCTTTAATCGCAGCTTTATCAGGGGAATTTTTTATTAATGAAAATTTAACAACTAAATCATGGTTTGGAATAATTATAGTAACGATTTCGCTATTCATAATTCTCAGAAAAGGTAACGATTTTAAAGAGGAAAACTCCTCTTCCTCAAAAAAAAATAACCTTAAGATTTTTGCTTTTCCTTTTTTATCAGTTTTATGTGCTGTTCTTGGAGGTCTTTTATCAAGGATGGTTTTCCTTCAAAGCAATTTATCTCCTTTCCTTACAACTGAAATAAGATTATTAGGTGCAATAATTTTTTTAATTAGTCTAAAAGGATTTAAGATTAATTTTTTCTTAAAAACCAAAGACAAAAAACAACAAAAAAGATTTTTTATTTCAATACTTCTTGGAACAAATATAGGAATATTTCTACAACAAGTTGTGTTTAAAACCCTTCCTATAGGAGTAGGATGGGCTTTATTAAGCATATCTCCAGTAATTTCCTTATTTTTTGCTAAGACTGAGGAAAGAGAAATTACCAAAAAAATAATATTTTTTACTTGTTTTTTATTTTTTGGCTTGACATTAATAATTCTTTAA
- a CDS encoding MATH domain-containing protein translates to MSESNNLPQAISHKKLSYLMLKAQKDAHFSDELAEIESPEKREFEELINNWEASTKKVVNELSKRKENLLKDKSPNSLIALGAMEVHLNMALQALNAFNKGVDG, encoded by the coding sequence ATGAGTGAATCTAACAATTTACCTCAAGCAATAAGTCATAAAAAATTAAGTTACTTGATGCTTAAGGCACAAAAGGATGCTCATTTTTCTGATGAATTAGCAGAAATAGAAAGCCCCGAAAAAAGAGAATTTGAAGAGTTAATAAACAATTGGGAAGCTTCAACTAAGAAGGTAGTTAATGAGTTATCAAAAAGAAAAGAGAATTTACTAAAAGATAAATCACCAAATTCTTTAATTGCACTTGGTGCTATGGAAGTTCACCTTAATATGGCTTTGCAAGCCTTGAATGCATTTAATAAAGGAGTTGATGGTTAA
- a CDS encoding DUF805 domain-containing protein, giving the protein MFNDFLNAYKEFWIKATDFKGYTSRSDWWLVQLANLIISILTIPIFLKTFGFNAYGIVCIIPQIAIDVRRIRDFGKDWKWIFINLIPIFGWILWFIWLGFGKKGNGNNKLI; this is encoded by the coding sequence ATGTTTAATGACTTTTTAAACGCATATAAAGAGTTTTGGATTAAAGCTACAGATTTCAAAGGATATACATCTCGATCAGACTGGTGGTTAGTTCAATTAGCAAATCTTATAATTTCTATCCTAACTATCCCAATATTTCTAAAAACTTTTGGATTCAATGCTTATGGAATAGTTTGTATAATTCCTCAAATAGCTATTGATGTAAGAAGAATCAGAGATTTTGGAAAAGATTGGAAATGGATCTTTATTAATTTAATACCTATCTTCGGATGGATCTTGTGGTTCATCTGGCTAGGATTTGGTAAGAAAGGTAATGGGAACAATAAACTTATATAG
- a CDS encoding DUF2214 family protein, translating to MLLGTLLTGEIAKSALVAYVHYLGIILCFGSLLFERLTLKVGLNRNQTISMIIADVVYGLAGVAILVTGILRVKYFGQGGDFYTGNPVFWIKVSLYILVGLLSLYPTTTYILWAIPLSKNKLPEISENLVKRFRLIITTELVGFATIPLFATLMARGVGLG from the coding sequence ATGTTATTAGGAACTTTATTGACAGGTGAAATTGCGAAAAGTGCATTGGTAGCATATGTTCATTATTTAGGAATAATATTGTGTTTTGGTTCTCTTTTGTTTGAAAGACTGACTCTCAAAGTAGGTCTTAATAGAAATCAGACGATCTCAATGATAATTGCAGATGTGGTTTATGGTTTAGCAGGAGTTGCGATATTAGTTACTGGGATTTTGCGTGTTAAGTATTTTGGTCAAGGAGGTGATTTCTATACAGGCAATCCTGTGTTTTGGATAAAGGTTTCTCTTTATATTCTTGTGGGATTACTTTCTTTATACCCAACAACAACCTATATCTTATGGGCCATTCCATTAAGTAAGAATAAATTACCTGAAATATCTGAAAATCTAGTCAAGAGGTTCAGACTAATCATTACTACTGAATTAGTGGGCTTCGCAACAATACCTTTGTTTGCCACTCTCATGGCTAGAGGTGTAGGTTTAGGTTGA
- a CDS encoding cupin domain-containing protein, whose product MKVLITSPCSASVIIQYGIKSWPIWECEPSKFQWNYDDKEICLIIEGQAKISTQNGDIYVIKAGDLVEFPAGLNCEWEVTKSIKKHYRLGS is encoded by the coding sequence GTGAAAGTTCTAATAACTTCCCCCTGTAGTGCAAGCGTTATAATTCAGTATGGAATAAAAAGTTGGCCTATTTGGGAATGTGAGCCAAGCAAATTTCAATGGAATTACGACGATAAGGAAATTTGCTTAATTATTGAAGGTCAAGCGAAAATAAGTACCCAAAACGGTGACATTTACGTGATTAAAGCTGGAGATCTAGTTGAGTTTCCTGCTGGACTTAACTGCGAATGGGAAGTAACCAAAAGTATTAAAAAACATTATCGATTGGGTAGCTAA
- a CDS encoding high light inducible protein — translation MTKSGVTTESGGRQNMFPSETRPYIDETVSYDGYPQNAEKVNGRWAMVGFVALLGAYVTTGQIIPGIF, via the coding sequence ATGACAAAATCAGGAGTAACTACAGAATCAGGTGGAAGACAGAATATGTTCCCATCAGAAACTAGGCCTTATATTGATGAAACTGTATCTTACGATGGATATCCTCAAAATGCAGAAAAAGTGAATGGTAGATGGGCTATGGTTGGTTTCGTCGCACTATTAGGTGCCTATGTAACAACAGGACAGATCATTCCTGGAATTTTTTAG
- a CDS encoding fatty acid desaturase: MRNIKFSGLKGQALVIKDKDIPSIKEFQDVIPDHYFRCNTKTSLRYLLQSAFIQSLVVAIGLSIPFTPKMIPIWIIYALISGTTAMGFWVIAHECGHGAFSKNKTLESVTGYLLHSLLLVPYFSWQRSHAVHHRFTNNITNGETHVPLVIKGNGVTEKVGGEKELHFSNSLGKKNYGLLQLVLHLIFGWPAYLLTGSTGGVKYGTSNHFWPIKPFSKALWPSVWAKKVWISDIGVGLTLVGIVYLVFKYGLFPVITLYFGPLLVVNCWLVVYTWLHHTDSDVPHLSNTEFSFMRGAFLSIDRPYGRVLNFLHHNIGSSHVVHHVCPTIPHYHGKKATVLIKKAFKKAYLFNPDPIHKALWNIACNCVAVESDIKKGRYIWQSSYKNGGLKTR; the protein is encoded by the coding sequence TTGAGAAATATAAAATTTTCTGGTCTTAAAGGCCAAGCGCTTGTAATAAAGGATAAAGATATTCCAAGCATAAAAGAATTTCAGGATGTTATCCCAGATCACTACTTTAGGTGCAATACCAAAACTTCTTTGAGGTATCTTTTACAATCAGCTTTTATTCAATCATTAGTTGTTGCAATAGGGTTATCTATTCCATTTACCCCAAAAATGATCCCAATTTGGATAATTTACGCATTAATATCAGGTACCACTGCAATGGGATTCTGGGTAATTGCCCATGAATGTGGGCATGGAGCATTCTCTAAAAACAAAACTTTGGAATCTGTAACTGGTTATTTACTACATTCATTACTTCTGGTGCCTTATTTTTCTTGGCAGCGTTCACATGCAGTTCATCATAGATTCACAAATAACATAACCAATGGAGAAACTCACGTCCCTTTAGTCATTAAAGGGAACGGAGTTACAGAAAAAGTTGGCGGAGAAAAAGAATTACATTTTTCAAATTCCTTAGGTAAGAAAAATTATGGACTTCTTCAACTTGTTTTACATCTAATATTTGGCTGGCCTGCTTATTTACTTACTGGAAGTACAGGAGGTGTTAAATATGGCACTTCAAATCATTTTTGGCCAATTAAACCATTTTCTAAAGCATTATGGCCATCAGTATGGGCCAAGAAAGTTTGGATATCAGATATTGGCGTAGGTTTGACATTAGTTGGCATTGTTTATTTAGTTTTCAAGTATGGATTATTTCCAGTAATTACTTTGTATTTTGGCCCTTTATTAGTGGTTAATTGTTGGCTAGTAGTTTATACATGGCTCCATCATACAGATTCAGATGTGCCTCATCTTTCAAATACGGAATTTTCCTTTATGAGAGGAGCATTTCTATCTATTGATAGGCCTTACGGTAGAGTCCTTAATTTTCTTCACCATAATATAGGTTCTAGCCATGTCGTTCATCATGTATGTCCAACGATCCCTCATTATCATGGAAAAAAGGCAACTGTCTTAATTAAAAAAGCCTTTAAAAAAGCATATCTTTTTAATCCTGATCCAATACACAAAGCTTTATGGAATATTGCCTGCAATTGCGTTGCTGTTGAGTCAGACATCAAGAAAGGAAGATATATATGGCAATCTTCATACAAAAATGGTGGATTAAAAACACGATAA
- a CDS encoding NAD(P)/FAD-dependent oxidoreductase: MEPFDLAVVGGGAAGFMTAITAAENGVKRIIILEGTSKLMEKVRISGGGRCNVTNATWIPNELIENYPRGGIQLLESFNRFAAGDVYDWFEKKGLKLKIEEDLRVFPVSNSSSDVIDCLRKSALSKNVEILTKFFVKEIAKTPDNIFNIFSLKKAKVTAKNIILSTGGNPSGYKLAQNLGHTIVKPVPSLFTFSTKEPNLDECSGVSIRGIDIEINLNNKNFRNRGDLLITHWGFSGPAVLKLSSIAARELYSQKYKFNLIIKWSSFSYEELKEKINYLRLNKGKVNLINSRPVPLLTKRLWIFLLKKIGIDEEKKWADLLADEREKMINTLMRDKYKISGKGPFGEEFVTSGGVKINEVNFKSMESLICPGLFFSGEVLDVDGITGGFNFQHCWTSGWIAGMAVSKLNQSIIN, from the coding sequence GTGGAACCTTTTGATTTAGCAGTTGTTGGAGGCGGTGCAGCCGGTTTTATGACAGCAATAACTGCTGCTGAAAATGGAGTAAAAAGAATAATAATTCTTGAAGGAACTTCAAAACTTATGGAGAAAGTAAGGATTAGTGGAGGGGGAAGATGTAATGTCACTAATGCAACATGGATACCGAATGAACTAATTGAGAATTATCCCAGAGGTGGAATTCAGCTCTTGGAATCATTTAATCGTTTTGCTGCTGGAGATGTATACGATTGGTTTGAGAAAAAAGGTTTAAAATTAAAAATTGAGGAAGATCTAAGAGTATTTCCAGTGTCTAATTCTTCTTCAGATGTTATTGATTGTTTGAGAAAAAGTGCTTTATCAAAAAACGTAGAGATACTAACAAAATTTTTTGTAAAAGAAATTGCAAAAACTCCAGATAATATATTCAATATTTTTAGTCTTAAAAAAGCAAAGGTAACTGCAAAAAATATTATTCTTTCAACTGGAGGTAATCCAAGCGGATATAAATTAGCTCAAAATCTTGGACACACCATTGTTAAACCTGTACCATCGCTTTTTACTTTTTCCACAAAAGAACCAAATTTGGATGAATGTAGTGGGGTATCGATAAGGGGCATAGATATAGAAATTAATTTAAATAATAAGAATTTTCGAAATAGAGGCGATTTACTAATAACGCATTGGGGGTTTAGTGGGCCAGCTGTATTAAAACTTTCATCAATTGCAGCAAGGGAACTTTATAGTCAAAAATATAAATTTAATTTAATCATTAAATGGTCTTCTTTCAGTTATGAGGAGTTAAAAGAAAAAATTAATTATTTAAGATTAAATAAAGGCAAGGTGAATCTTATTAATAGTAGACCTGTTCCACTATTAACAAAAAGATTATGGATTTTTTTATTAAAGAAAATAGGTATTGATGAAGAGAAAAAGTGGGCTGATTTACTGGCGGATGAAAGAGAGAAAATGATAAATACCTTAATGAGGGATAAATATAAAATTTCGGGTAAAGGTCCATTTGGAGAGGAATTTGTTACTTCCGGAGGCGTAAAAATTAATGAGGTTAATTTTAAAAGTATGGAGAGCTTAATTTGTCCAGGGTTATTTTTTTCTGGAGAAGTTTTGGATGTTGATGGGATCACTGGTGGATTTAATTTTCAACATTGTTGGACAAGTGGATGGATCGCTGGGATGGCAGTCTCAAAGTTAAATCAATCAATAATAAATTAA
- a CDS encoding fatty acid desaturase, which produces MHKVNRGDFLIKPFLQRNNTRAFYQIITTIFPIISIWLIVHQIIIQPFSLFIKGFLLVPFIVLLTLFSSRTFSLMHDCGHNSLFTKRKLNRFFGFLLGLVNGIPQKSWSIDHAFHHRNNGNWEIYKGPIDVLSLEDYNSFTKREQIFYKVSRNWIMLFPGGFFYLVLKPRLGLVIIIFNFTKDILEETFIKIKNREISQLLAINSRVKPPFSDYGDNFSELFELIINNVVVIIGWIFMCKWLGLVFFLSFYSVILTLSAAILICIFFVQHNYENAYAKNTKNWDLIDGAILGSSNLDIPNWLNWFLADISFHSIHHLSERIPNYNLRACHKANIHLLQKSKFLKLSDFSNCFKYIIWDNKNEKLIPIS; this is translated from the coding sequence ATGCATAAAGTTAATAGAGGTGATTTTTTAATAAAGCCATTTTTACAAAGAAATAATACAAGAGCTTTTTATCAAATTATTACTACCATTTTCCCAATAATTTCTATTTGGTTAATCGTCCACCAAATAATAATTCAACCTTTTTCATTATTTATTAAAGGATTTCTATTGGTACCTTTTATAGTTCTACTAACTCTATTCTCTTCTCGAACATTCTCATTAATGCACGATTGCGGACATAATTCTCTTTTTACAAAACGGAAATTAAACCGCTTTTTTGGATTTTTACTTGGCTTAGTTAATGGTATTCCCCAGAAGTCGTGGTCAATTGATCATGCATTTCATCATAGAAATAATGGAAATTGGGAAATTTACAAAGGACCGATAGATGTTTTAAGTCTTGAAGACTATAATTCCTTTACAAAAAGAGAGCAAATTTTTTATAAAGTAAGTCGAAACTGGATTATGCTTTTCCCTGGAGGGTTTTTTTACTTAGTTTTAAAACCTAGATTGGGACTGGTTATAATTATTTTTAATTTCACTAAAGATATATTGGAAGAGACTTTTATCAAAATAAAAAACAGAGAAATTTCTCAACTTCTAGCTATTAATTCAAGAGTCAAACCACCTTTTTCTGATTATGGAGATAATTTCAGTGAACTATTTGAATTAATAATCAATAACGTAGTAGTAATAATAGGTTGGATTTTTATGTGCAAATGGTTGGGATTAGTTTTTTTCTTATCATTTTATTCCGTGATATTAACCTTATCAGCAGCAATTTTAATATGTATTTTTTTCGTACAACATAACTATGAAAATGCATATGCTAAAAATACAAAAAATTGGGATCTCATCGATGGAGCAATTTTAGGCAGTAGCAATTTAGATATCCCTAATTGGCTAAATTGGTTTTTAGCAGACATATCCTTCCACAGCATTCATCATCTCTCTGAGAGAATCCCAAATTACAACTTAAGAGCTTGTCATAAAGCAAACATTCATTTGCTTCAAAAATCAAAGTTCTTAAAACTAAGCGATTTTTCAAACTGCTTCAAATATATTATTTGGGATAATAAAAATGAAAAATTAATTCCAATAAGCTAA
- a CDS encoding DUF938 domain-containing protein yields the protein MDNRLFFSATQRNRDCIGDVLSRIIKKGSVLEIGSGSGEHGVVFQKRFPGIIWQTSDPKLVHRKSISSWIEYEDLTKKMPQPLEIDVEKIPWKIPLRLAHSLQAIVSINMIHVAKWSCTEALFRESGKLLNKGQFLILYGPFKICNKHTSESNYFFDNSLKMQNDLWGIKNLEEVCDESKKNGFSQEDIIRMPANNFSIIYRKVS from the coding sequence TTGGATAATAGACTTTTTTTTTCGGCAACTCAAAGAAATAGAGACTGCATTGGTGATGTACTATCCAGAATAATAAAAAAAGGTTCAGTATTGGAAATCGGGAGTGGTAGCGGTGAACATGGAGTGGTTTTTCAAAAACGTTTTCCTGGAATCATTTGGCAAACAAGTGACCCTAAGTTAGTTCATAGAAAAAGTATAAGTTCTTGGATTGAGTATGAAGACCTAACTAAGAAAATGCCCCAGCCTCTTGAAATTGATGTAGAAAAAATTCCTTGGAAAATTCCATTGAGATTAGCTCATTCTTTGCAAGCAATAGTCTCTATAAATATGATTCATGTAGCAAAGTGGTCTTGTACTGAAGCACTCTTTAGAGAGTCAGGAAAATTACTTAATAAGGGGCAATTTTTGATTTTGTATGGGCCATTTAAAATTTGTAATAAGCATACAAGTGAAAGTAATTATTTTTTCGATAATTCCTTAAAAATGCAAAATGATCTTTGGGGTATAAAAAATCTTGAGGAAGTTTGTGATGAGAGTAAGAAAAATGGTTTTTCTCAAGAGGATATTATTAGGATGCCTGCAAATAATTTTTCAATAATTTACAGAAAAGTTTCTTGA
- a CDS encoding pirin family protein — protein sequence MSLKIIKIRKSHERFRSTREWLNSMHSFSFAEHRDPKWDNFGKIRVINEDIISPNAGFNTHSHANMEIITVVTKGAITHRDSLNNLGKIHKDEIQVMSAGTGISHSEKNEENENCKLFQIWIYPQKENIKPRYDQISLNEKLWDNLIFNYKDGKNNKLFLNQSISLWRCKYKPIKEKKLPLKIDKYNWIQIIEGNLLLKSKDSNSNIFLESGDGLGFEVNYYDDVSIDTEKDLDFLLFSMPSL from the coding sequence ATGTCTTTGAAAATAATTAAAATAAGGAAATCGCACGAAAGATTTAGATCGACTAGAGAATGGCTTAATTCGATGCATTCATTTTCTTTCGCAGAGCATAGAGATCCAAAATGGGATAATTTTGGGAAAATTAGAGTTATTAACGAAGATATTATTTCTCCTAATGCAGGATTTAATACACATTCTCATGCAAATATGGAAATAATTACTGTCGTAACAAAAGGAGCCATAACTCATAGAGACTCTTTAAATAATCTTGGAAAAATTCACAAAGATGAAATACAAGTTATGTCTGCAGGTACTGGAATATCGCATAGCGAGAAGAATGAAGAAAATGAGAACTGTAAGTTGTTCCAGATTTGGATATACCCTCAAAAAGAAAATATCAAACCTCGATATGATCAAATTTCATTAAATGAAAAGTTGTGGGATAATCTTATATTTAATTACAAAGACGGTAAAAATAATAAGCTTTTTCTAAATCAGAGTATCTCTTTATGGCGTTGTAAATATAAACCAATTAAAGAAAAAAAATTGCCATTAAAAATCGATAAATATAATTGGATACAAATAATAGAAGGTAATCTTTTATTAAAAAGTAAAGACTCTAATTCAAATATATTTCTCGAATCTGGAGATGGTTTGGGTTTTGAAGTTAATTACTATGATGATGTCTCTATAGATACTGAAAAAGACTTAGATTTTCTTTTGTTTTCGATGCCTTCCTTATAA
- a CDS encoding high light inducible protein has protein sequence MKNNEPKIVEKEKIVAEKLNGRFAMLGFVALVGAYLTTGQIIPGFI, from the coding sequence ATGAAAAATAACGAACCAAAAATAGTTGAAAAAGAAAAAATTGTTGCTGAAAAACTTAATGGCAGATTCGCAATGTTAGGCTTTGTTGCTCTAGTTGGAGCATATTTAACTACTGGTCAAATCATTCCTGGTTTTATCTAA
- a CDS encoding high light inducible protein has translation MTPEAERFNGWAAMLGFVAAVGAYVTTGQIIPGWF, from the coding sequence ATGACTCCAGAAGCAGAACGTTTTAATGGTTGGGCAGCAATGTTAGGTTTCGTTGCAGCAGTTGGTGCCTACGTAACAACAGGACAGATTATTCCAGGCTGGTTCTAA